The sequence GGGTCATGCCCGAAACCTTGATGGCGCCATAGGCGGGTCCGAGCATGACGGTGCCGTCGGCTTCGACCGGGAAGGGGCCGGCGATGTTTTGGTCGGGTAGCGTTCCGAGGACGAAGATTTCCAGGGTATCCAAGGGCTCGACATGGTAGGGGGGCTTGGGGACCACCTTCACCGCATCGATCAAGAGAACGTCCGGGGGCTCGATGACGTAGGTGGGTAAGCTGATCTTGGTCAGCTCGCGAGGGTTGGGCCCTCCCGGCGGAAGCTGCGACATGAGAACCTGATTGCGCGTCAGGCGGCAGCCCCCGGCGGCGGCCAATACCAGCACCGCCAGCGAGACGCAGATCGATCGAGCAATGACGCCACGCAGGGGCATGCGGAAAGGCTTTCCTGGTGCCAGGGGTCAAACGCCCAGAACCGGTCGCTCATCACGCGCTCACAAAAGCGCGCCGTCACGGCCCGCTTGGACGCCGCCCTCACCCCCCCGCGAGAACCCGGCTTCCATACAGCCCCTACCATCGGCATTCCCAGAACTTTCCTGAACTCTTTCCCCGCTTTTTGCAAACGCACAGATTCCGATTTCTGAGATCGCAAGAATCGGCACAAAATGCGTCATTTGCGCTAACACCAGAAGGTCCCGCAACGTCACGACCGTTACGAGCTGAACGCCGTCGCTACAGGATCATGCGTCCTAAACACAACAAGGGGGGAATCTGTTTGACAGCATTTTTCGACGCGGATATCGTGACATCAAGACGCAGTCGCAAGCCCAATTCAAGGCCCCAAAAACGTCGATGCCCCGTGCGCTTCTGGGCATGACGGCCGGTCCGATCAAGATGGCGGACAGGGGAGTTACGTGCCATTCGGCAACATCGGGTGGTCCTGAGAGCATCGTTGCTCGACAGCGGCCCGAGCGGATTGCGGCCCGCAGTCTACAAGATCGGAACTATGACGACGCCGCTTCGATTGCATTTGGCGCCACTGGCCGGTGGGCGGTTGCGAACGCATGGGCGACCAGGCGAATCGAGCGTGCATGGTCAGTAAATATCACACGCGATTCGCGACCTGGTAACAGACAGCACGCGTATCGCGAGTAGCGTAACAACACCTGGGACAAGCAGCTTACGATGGCGAACGAATCCTTCCTGTCGCAATTCGAAATACGTAAGGATCAGCAACGCCCTATCGCCATCCTGGCGACCCTGGTCGTGCTGCTGATCGTGGTCTATTGGAACACGTTACGCACCATATCCACGGTGTGGAACACGCCCGCCTATTCTCACGGCTGGCTCGTGCCGGTTTTCGCCGCCGTTCTGCTGTGGATGCGCCGCGAACCGATTCAAGATGCACCGCCGCAGGCCCGCTGGGCGGGTGTCGGCCTGTTGGCGTTCGGTTTGGCTTTCCGCATGATCGGCGGGTACTACGCCTACCCTTACATCGAGATGATCTCCCTACTGCCTTGCTTGTTCGCCATTTTCTTGATAGTCGGTGGATGGCCGCTGTTACGCTGGTCGGGTCCTGCACTCGCCTTCCTGGTTTTCATGTATCCCTTGCCCGGCGCGGTCGAACGGAATCTGCTTGATCCGTTACAACGCGTGGCAACCATTTGCAGTACCTATGCGCTGCAGACGATGGGCGTGGCCGCACATCGTTCCGGCAACCACATCATTCTGGGCGAGCTCCGTTTGGGCGTGGTGGACGCTTGTAGCGGGCTGCGCATGTCGACCATCTTTCTCGCCCTGGCCGTGGCCATCACGCTGGTCACGGTGCGCCCTTGGTGGGAGCGCATTACCATCATTCTTAGTGCCGTGCCGATTGCACTTCTCGTAAACATCATTCGCATCACGGTGACCGGCATTCTGCATAAAACGGTAGGCACGCAGATCGCGGACGCGGTATTTCATGATCTGGCGGGCTGGATCATGATGCCCATGGCGATGGGCTTCCTGTTCCTGGAATTGCAATTGTTGCAGCATCTGTTCATCGAAGACGAAGAAAAGGGCCCCGTCATGGTCGGTCCCACGTCGCGTGGCGGAATCCCCAGTCCCGGTCTCCGTTAGAAACCGATTCGAGCGGGAATAGTGACTCAAAAGACGAGCAACATGAGAGTGCGATACAGCAGCGACACGGATCCAAACGGTCTCGAAAAATGAGGTGAAGGTTAACGAGGCACACAGCTACTCGTCATACACGGCCAAGCACGTTTTCCCGCCGGGACGGCAGGACGTGAATTGCGTCGGTGCCCCGACACGCTCAACGCGGCAAATCGCAGCATGGAATGCCAAGAAACCGCATCGCGATCACAACTTTGGAGAGTTTCTCGGTGTCTACGACTCGCAACTCAGATACAGCCGCGACTAACACGATTCCTGCTCCTCCCGATGAACAGCAGGGGGGCGATCTAGTTCCCGTTAGTGGCAGCTTTCCGGTCGCACCCTATGCGGGTGCGCCTTGGCAGCTCGCCGTCGGCGGCCGCCCAGAATTGCTTTCGGCGGCCCCGGATCCTATGTCGATGCTGCGGGCCTTTCGGCGGCGCTGGCAGTTGGCAACCGGCCTGGGCATTCTGGCGGCGCTCGGCGCGATGTCCGCGGCCTGGTTTCTGATTCCACAAAAAGGGCAGGTGATTGCCTACGTGCAAGTCATGCGCGCTCCGGAGACCATGACCGCCAAGGCAGGCGCGGCTGACGCGCACGAATTCTTGACCTTTCGGCAAACAACGATCGAAACGATGAAGAGCAAGCCGCTCCTGACCCGGGCGATCCGCGATCCGTCGATTTCCCAACTGCCGATTATCAAGAAACAAACGGACCCCGTGGCATGGCTACAGGATCAGTTGGGGATGAAATACCCCAACGACGCGGAACTGCTGCAAGTGACGATGAGCGGCGAACCGGACGAGATTCCGCAGGTCGTCAAGATCGTCGACGCCGTGATCGCCGCGTACTTCAAGGAAGTGGTCGAAAAGGGCATCACGGATCGCAGCAAGAAAGAGGCAAAGCTGCGGGACCTGCTGCAGCAAAAGACCGAGGAACTGCTCCGTGACATGCACGATGTCGAACGGTTGCAAAAGTCGATCGGGGTGCTGGATCAGCAGGCGGCCGCCACGCATGCCGGCTTGATGCAGCAGCAGTTGGGGGTGGTCAATAACTCGCTGTTCTCCCACACTGCACAGCAAGGCAACCTGGAAGTCGAGATCGACAAATACAAGCTCGACATCGAGTTGGCCCGGGACCCTTCGGCACGTGAAGCGCGCGCCGAAGAAGAGATGCACAAAGACGAGAAGTTGCGAAAACTGGAAGAGCAACGTAGCGACCTGGAGCTGAGCATCGCCGAGGCCAAGACGCAAATCAAGAACAAGGACAACCCGACGCTCAAGCGCCTATTGAAGAGCCTGGCCGTCGTCGAAGAGAAGGTCGAGTTGCGGCGCGACGAATTGTTGAAGCGGTTCTCCGACTCCAACGAAGCCATCAAGATCAAGGAATACGAGGGCAAACAACGATCGACGGAAAGGCATCGGGACAGCGTCGCGCAACAGATCGAGGAACTCAAAAATCAAAAGAAAGAACTTGAAGAGCAGCTCAAGACGATGACGCGTGATACGGCCGAATTGGACAACAAGAAACAAAGGGTCAAAGCGCTGCAGCATCTCGTCGACGAGCTCAATAGCGACCTCTATAAGATTTCGGTGGAAAAATCGGCTCCCCCGCGCGTGCAAAAGCTCGACGACGCGATCCCTCCCGGCGAGAGCAGTATCAAGCGCAAAATCGGCCTGGTAGGCTTCTGCGGCTTCGCGGCCTTCGCGATGGTGGGCTTCGTTGTCGCCTTTTTCGAGTTCCAGGCCCGGCGCATCAGCTCCTCAACGCAATTGAGCGACGGCTTGGGGCTGCGTGTCGTCGGGGCACTGCCCTCGGTCACGCGCCCCGGTCGCAAGGCACTGGCGGCGGCCAACGGCGATTTGAATCGTCTGCTTGTCGAATCCATCGACACGGTGCGCACGAACCTGATCCACAGCGCGGTTTCCGAGCCGATGCGCGTGGTGATGATCACCAGCGCCTCGGACCGCGAGGGTAAGACGACGGTCGCCAGCCAGTTGGCGGCGAGCCTGGCCCGTTGCGGACGGCGCACGTTGCTGGTCGACGGAGATCTGCGGCGTCCCTCGGCGCATAAGCTGTTCGAATTGCCGCTGGAACCCGGCGTCTGCGAAGTGTTGCGGGGCGAGGCCGAGGTGGACGACGTGATCCGACCCACGCGCGTCGCCGGTCTATGGATGATCTCGGCGGGCCAATATGACTTGGAAAGTATCCAGGCGTTGTCGAAGGAAGGCGTCGGCGAAGTTTTCGACGTTTTACGGTCGCGTTTCGACTTCGTCATCGTCGATTCGGCGCCGGTGCTCAGCATCGCCGACGCGTCGTTGATGGGCCAAAACGTCGATGCGGCCATTTTGAGTGTCATGCGCGAAGTAAGCCAGGCCGTCAAGGTGCATGAAGCCAGCGAGCAGTTGCGCTCGGTGGGCGTGCACGTGCTCGGTGCTGTCATGAACGGTGAACGGACAGAAGCGACGTATCGGGCTTATGCCGCCCATACCTGAACGTAAACATTCCATCCACTGCGACCGACGCGCCGCAATCACGCGCTGTTCGGACGACCGAGCTTAATTGGGAAAAACATGAAGACCTATCTCGCGCCCGCGTGTGCGGCCCTGTTGATCATTAGCACCGGCCTGGTGCGCGCCTATTGGGGAGGGGCTTTCGGTGCCGGCAACGACAAGGAGATCCTGCAGCTCTTTGCCGACCGCCTGACGAAAGTACCCATGAAGGTCGGAGATTGGGAAGGCGTCGAACAGGAAGAAATGGACCCGCGCGAGCGCGAGGTGGCCGAGGCGGACGCGTCCTTAGGGCGCAGCTATACAAACCGCCTGTCGAGCAAGGTGGTCAATGTCTCGCTCGTGAGCGGCCGATTCCGCGGTGTGGCCCAGCACGTGCCGACACAGTGCTACGTCGCGGCCGGCTACCAGATGATGAATCCGGAGATTCAATACGACATCGAAACCGACGTCGGACCGGTGAAGTGCTACACCACGGTGTTCAAGAAGGACGAACATACCGGAACTACCTATTTGCGCGTCTTCTGGACCTGGAGCTATGACGGTAAGTGGATCGCTCCGGACCTCCCGCGTGTCGCCTTGGTGGGACAGCCCGCCCTGTACAAGATGTATTTCATTGAGGTCATCCCCATGCCGGGACAGCCGATCGAACAAACCGCATCGGTTGACTTCGTACGCACTTTTATCCCTGAAGCGAACGCCGTCCTTTTCCCCGATCAATCCAATTCCGCTTCGGAACCTTCTCCCACCGATGAGTCCGCTGCCGCACCGGCTGCTGGCTGAGATTCGGATGGTCGGCCCGCCTGCTACGATCGGGCGGCCAGCCGAGAGTCCGCGCACACGGTGGCGGCCCGAAATCCCTTTCTCACAGAATCGTCAACTGTTGTAGCCTTTGCGGCGGTGGTGGCGTTGCACAACGACAACGCCATGAGGCCCCAGGGCCACCCGCGGCTATTGTGCTGTTTTCAATAAATCCGTTGCAGCCCGTTCACACCCGCCGCTTGGGCCGTAAAATCGTACCGATCGTCCGCGCGACCGTCTAAATCCAATCGAGGCACGGGGTTTGCCATTACCGCAGGGCTGAACCGAGCCATGACGCTCAGCGGAGCGTTCGAAGCCGATTTCGGCCCGGCTTATTAATGGGTGTCTGTCACCCACGGGAACGGAGTGCGCGCAGCGCGCTCCCCAACTTGGATCGTTCTCAATTCGTTCGCCGCAATTAAACTCGATTTTCACATCACTCGCAGCCCTCGAGATGTAGCGTATGACGACTCCGTCCGCTCCTGCCGCTAACAAGAACTGGCTGTTCGTTGACGCCGGCAAGAAGGTTCCTCTGGCCAAGGCCTGGTTCGATGAATCCGAGCCGGCCGCGGCCGCCGAAGTCGTGCGCTCCGGTTGGCTCTGCCAAGGTCCGAAGGTCGCGCAGTTCGAAGAAGAATTCGCCAAAACGATCGAAGCGCGCCACGCCATTGCGGTCTCGAATGGATCGATCGCGCTATTGGTCTGTTTGCAGGCCATGGGAGTGGGGCCGGGCGACGAAGTGATCGCTCCGAACATGACCTTCATTTCGTCGGCCACCGCGGCGATGGTGCTGGGCGCTCGGCCCGTTTTATGCGACATCAATTCGACCAACTATTGCATCGACGTTGATCGGTTGGCCGCGCTGATCACGCCCCGGACCAAGGTCATCGTGCCCGTCCATTATGCGGGCCAGTCCGCGGACATGGGCCCGATCATGGACCTGGCCAAGAAGCACAACGTGCAGGTTCTGGAAGACGCCGCCGAAGCGCATCTGGCACGCTACAACGACGAGAAATTCGCCGGCACGATCGGTCAGATGGGCATCTTCAGCTTCACCCCCACCAAGCCGATGACGACCGGCGAAGGCGGCATGATCGTCACGCAGGACGACCACCTGGCCGAACAATGCCGGCTGATTCGCAACTTCGGCGATTCCGGAAAATTCCAGTGGGATTTGCTGGGCTTCAATTACCGCTTGAACGAGGTGGCCGCCGCGGTCGGTATCTGCCAGCTGCGCAAGCTGAAAAAAATCATCGACATGCGGCGCGAAAAGGCGCTTCGTTACGACCAGCAATTTGCCGAGGAAGAGGCCATCATCCGGCCCTGGCGCCGCTCGATCGAGGACATCAACTACCAGCTTTACACCGTGCGATTTCGGCTCGATTTGCTCGATGTCGGCCGCGATCAAATTGCCGACGAGTTGGCCGAATTGGGGGTCGCGACGCGGCTCTATTATCCGTCGCTTCACAAGCAAAAAGTGTTCGCGCCCTTCGGCCCGTTCGACGATCGCGACTTCCCCAACTCGCTGGAATTCGAACGATCGGCCTTGTCGCTGCCGATTTTCACGGGCTTGACGCAGGACGAGCAGGACTACGTCAGCGCGTCGCTGCTAAAGGTCGTGCGACATCATCGCAAGTGACGAGAGATCGCACAAAGACAATCTCAGATTATTTGGTTAACAAGCGAGCGGAGTGCCGGCCCACCTGCCCATACAAGCCGGCCAACAGCGGCCGAGTCGTGCGTAGCTGCTCGCTCAGGTTTTAGGAGTGCTGAATGATTACAGGCAAGAAGATCTTGATCACGGGCGGGGCCGGCTTCATCGGCACGCACATGGCCGAGCGTCTCGTCGAGCGGAACGACGTCACGCTCTTCGATATCGACCTCAATGGCGCGCTGACCTACAGCCGGCTGGCGAAGGACAGCCGAGTCCGCAAGGTGCAAGGAGACGTGCGCGACGCCGCGGCCGTCCAGGAGGAGGTATCCCGCTGCCAGATCCTGTTGCACTATGCATCGATTCTCGGCGTGCGGAAAGTCATCGACCACGCCCGCGACACGATCGATACCGTATTGATCGGCACGCGAAACGTGCTGGAAGCCGCGCGGCACAATCCGAAGATCGAGCGGATCGTGAACATCTCGACGAGCGAAGTGTACGGCAACGTCATGGATGCTCGCGAAGGTGCCAACTGCCTGGTCAGCACGGCGAATGATGCCCGCGTTTGCTATGCATCCAGCAAACTAGCGGCGGAACATATCGTGTGGGCCTACCATCGCGATTTCAAGATGCCCACCGTGATCGTCCGACCGTTCAACATCTTTGGACCGATGCGCAAGACCGATAACGCGGTGGGGCGTTTCTGCGTTCGCGCCGTGGCAAACAAAGACGTGACCATGATCGGCGACGGTAGCCAGCTCCGGTCGTGGTGCTATATCGACGACTTCTGCGATGCCATGATGGGCTGCATCGAATCGGAAAAGGCGATCGGCGAAGATTTCAACATCGGCAATCCGGTCACCGCGGTCACGATCTACGATTTGGCCGCGCGGACCATTCGGCTGGCCAAAAGCAGCTCGAAGCTCACGACGACCGCCCACACGTTCAGCGATATCGGCGTGCGTGCCCCCAGCTCCCAGAAGGCCCGCGAGCTGTTGGGCTATAGTCCGAAGTTCGATCTGGATGCTGGCTTGCTACCCACCATCGACTGGTACCGCCAAAACCTGGACGATTTCCGCGACTGGCTATAGAAGGGGCTGGTCATGCCCCGACAGCAAGCGCCCGTGCTGGCGTCGGAACGAGTCGTCCATATCCCCTAGCTTATTAATTATTAATTTTCATTGCTTTTTTCTGGCGCCCCCGACACAATTGACCTCGAAGAGGGCAATTCGGGGTTGCTCGATCGGGCTAACGATGCGCATGTCCCGCACATCTTTCGCGATCGCGTTTCCCCCTAGCGTACGATGGCCGCTCGCGTCTCAAAAGGACCTTGCGCGCCATTCCGCTTTGCGCCAACAACCGCATCGAAGTTGCACCCAGGAGGAACAGGCGTGAACTCTTCGAAACTGCGTTTCACCACCGGTACCCTGCTACGGATGGGCGCCGATACGGTGATGATTCATGCCGCGGTGGCGGCCGCCCTCGGCTTGCGTTTATTCTCGTTGGTGGCTTTTGGCCCTGCGCGGACCGCTGTCGACAACAACGCGGATTTCTGGCGACTTTTCAGCCATTTCTGCACGTCCGTCTGGCCACTGACGGCGGTGTGCCTGGTAGTTTTCTACCTAAGCGGCTTTTACACCTATGGGCGCGCCTACCAGAGTCGCTACAAGGCTCTGATCGTGGCCCAAGGCGTGACGTTGGGCTTTTTGATCTTTTCTTCGCTGTCGTATCTATTCAGTGGCGCAGGCTTTACTCTACCTCGAACGGCTTTGGTTCTGTCGTGGCTGTTTTGCCTGCTGCTGTTGGTCGGATCGCGCATCTGGACCACCCTGTGGGCCACGATCGTCAGCCCGGAGCGCGAGGCTGTTGTCAAGAATCTACGCGGCGAACGACGCGTGCTGGTCATCGGCGGCGGCGGATATATCGGTTCGGCCTTGTTGCCGAAGCTCTTGGAAAAAGGTTACCACGTCCGCCTGCTCGATCTGCTGATCTTCGGCGACGATCCGATTCGTCACGTGCTCAATCATCCCCGGCTGGAGGTGCGTCGCGGAGACTTCCGGCACGTGGAACAGGTGGCTGACGCCCTGCGCGGCGTCGATTCGGTCGTGCATTTGGGCGCGATCGTCGGCGATCCGGCTTGCAATCTCGACGAAGAGTTGACGATCGAAGTCAACCTGACCGCCACGCGCATGATTGCCGAACTGGCCAAGGCGTCCGGCGTGCAGCGTCTCGTTTTCGCCAGCACGTGCTCCGTCTACGGAGCAACCGAAGAAATGCTCGACGAGCGGAGCATCGTCAAGCCGATCTCGCTGTACGGCCACACGAAGCTGGCTTCGGAGCGAGTGCTGCTGTCGATGGCAAACGATCAATTCCGCCCGACGATCTTGCGGTTCTCGACGATTTACGGGCTTTCCGGCCGCACGCGGTTCGACCTGGTCGTCAACCTGCTGACTGCCAAGGCAAAGCTGGAAGGAAAGATCACGGTCTTTGGCGGCGATCAATGGCGGCCGTTCGTACACGTCGACGATGCGGCGTTGGCGGTGGCCACCGTGCTCGAGGCTCCCGAAGAAATCGTGGCCAACCAGATCTTCAACGTCGGCTGCAACGATCAAAACTACACCATCCAGCAAATCGGCGAGATGGTTCACGAATGCGTGTTCTCCGCCGAGTTGATCGCCAATTCTGGCGACACCGATAAGCGCAACTACCGCGTCAACTTCAACAAAATCCGCAA comes from Pirellulales bacterium and encodes:
- a CDS encoding SDR family oxidoreductase is translated as MNSSKLRFTTGTLLRMGADTVMIHAAVAAALGLRLFSLVAFGPARTAVDNNADFWRLFSHFCTSVWPLTAVCLVVFYLSGFYTYGRAYQSRYKALIVAQGVTLGFLIFSSLSYLFSGAGFTLPRTALVLSWLFCLLLLVGSRIWTTLWATIVSPEREAVVKNLRGERRVLVIGGGGYIGSALLPKLLEKGYHVRLLDLLIFGDDPIRHVLNHPRLEVRRGDFRHVEQVADALRGVDSVVHLGAIVGDPACNLDEELTIEVNLTATRMIAELAKASGVQRLVFASTCSVYGATEEMLDERSIVKPISLYGHTKLASERVLLSMANDQFRPTILRFSTIYGLSGRTRFDLVVNLLTAKAKLEGKITVFGGDQWRPFVHVDDAALAVATVLEAPEEIVANQIFNVGCNDQNYTIQQIGEMVHECVFSAELIANSGDTDKRNYRVNFNKIRNQLGFTPQWTVRQGIQQVLDAIANGEISDYADSRYSNVKFLSEKKSVVRDNWAHELVKVIASQ
- a CDS encoding polysaccharide biosynthesis tyrosine autokinase; this translates as MLRAFRRRWQLATGLGILAALGAMSAAWFLIPQKGQVIAYVQVMRAPETMTAKAGAADAHEFLTFRQTTIETMKSKPLLTRAIRDPSISQLPIIKKQTDPVAWLQDQLGMKYPNDAELLQVTMSGEPDEIPQVVKIVDAVIAAYFKEVVEKGITDRSKKEAKLRDLLQQKTEELLRDMHDVERLQKSIGVLDQQAAATHAGLMQQQLGVVNNSLFSHTAQQGNLEVEIDKYKLDIELARDPSAREARAEEEMHKDEKLRKLEEQRSDLELSIAEAKTQIKNKDNPTLKRLLKSLAVVEEKVELRRDELLKRFSDSNEAIKIKEYEGKQRSTERHRDSVAQQIEELKNQKKELEEQLKTMTRDTAELDNKKQRVKALQHLVDELNSDLYKISVEKSAPPRVQKLDDAIPPGESSIKRKIGLVGFCGFAAFAMVGFVVAFFEFQARRISSSTQLSDGLGLRVVGALPSVTRPGRKALAAANGDLNRLLVESIDTVRTNLIHSAVSEPMRVVMITSASDREGKTTVASQLAASLARCGRRTLLVDGDLRRPSAHKLFELPLEPGVCEVLRGEAEVDDVIRPTRVAGLWMISAGQYDLESIQALSKEGVGEVFDVLRSRFDFVIVDSAPVLSIADASLMGQNVDAAILSVMREVSQAVKVHEASEQLRSVGVHVLGAVMNGERTEATYRAYAAHT
- a CDS encoding NAD-dependent epimerase/dehydratase family protein, which produces MITGKKILITGGAGFIGTHMAERLVERNDVTLFDIDLNGALTYSRLAKDSRVRKVQGDVRDAAAVQEEVSRCQILLHYASILGVRKVIDHARDTIDTVLIGTRNVLEAARHNPKIERIVNISTSEVYGNVMDAREGANCLVSTANDARVCYASSKLAAEHIVWAYHRDFKMPTVIVRPFNIFGPMRKTDNAVGRFCVRAVANKDVTMIGDGSQLRSWCYIDDFCDAMMGCIESEKAIGEDFNIGNPVTAVTIYDLAARTIRLAKSSSKLTTTAHTFSDIGVRAPSSQKARELLGYSPKFDLDAGLLPTIDWYRQNLDDFRDWL
- a CDS encoding exosortase-associated EpsI family protein; amino-acid sequence: MKTYLAPACAALLIISTGLVRAYWGGAFGAGNDKEILQLFADRLTKVPMKVGDWEGVEQEEMDPREREVAEADASLGRSYTNRLSSKVVNVSLVSGRFRGVAQHVPTQCYVAAGYQMMNPEIQYDIETDVGPVKCYTTVFKKDEHTGTTYLRVFWTWSYDGKWIAPDLPRVALVGQPALYKMYFIEVIPMPGQPIEQTASVDFVRTFIPEANAVLFPDQSNSASEPSPTDESAAAPAAG
- a CDS encoding DegT/DnrJ/EryC1/StrS family aminotransferase; protein product: MTTPSAPAANKNWLFVDAGKKVPLAKAWFDESEPAAAAEVVRSGWLCQGPKVAQFEEEFAKTIEARHAIAVSNGSIALLVCLQAMGVGPGDEVIAPNMTFISSATAAMVLGARPVLCDINSTNYCIDVDRLAALITPRTKVIVPVHYAGQSADMGPIMDLAKKHNVQVLEDAAEAHLARYNDEKFAGTIGQMGIFSFTPTKPMTTGEGGMIVTQDDHLAEQCRLIRNFGDSGKFQWDLLGFNYRLNEVAAAVGICQLRKLKKIIDMRREKALRYDQQFAEEEAIIRPWRRSIEDINYQLYTVRFRLDLLDVGRDQIADELAELGVATRLYYPSLHKQKVFAPFGPFDDRDFPNSLEFERSALSLPIFTGLTQDEQDYVSASLLKVVRHHRK
- a CDS encoding exosortase/archaeosortase family protein; amino-acid sequence: MANESFLSQFEIRKDQQRPIAILATLVVLLIVVYWNTLRTISTVWNTPAYSHGWLVPVFAAVLLWMRREPIQDAPPQARWAGVGLLAFGLAFRMIGGYYAYPYIEMISLLPCLFAIFLIVGGWPLLRWSGPALAFLVFMYPLPGAVERNLLDPLQRVATICSTYALQTMGVAAHRSGNHIILGELRLGVVDACSGLRMSTIFLALAVAITLVTVRPWWERITIILSAVPIALLVNIIRITVTGILHKTVGTQIADAVFHDLAGWIMMPMAMGFLFLELQLLQHLFIEDEEKGPVMVGPTSRGGIPSPGLR